The DNA window CCAGGCCGAAACCCTGCTGGCGGAGCAACCCATTGCCACCGATGCCAGCTACAGCGGCGTGCGCTACGACCCCCTGGGGATTATTTTGGCGGTGATGCCGTGGAATTTTCCCTTTTGGCAGGTGTTTCGCTTTGCGGCACCAGCGCTGATGGCGGGGAATGTGGCCCTGCTCAAACATGCCTCGAATGTACCCCAGAGCGCGATCGCCATTGAAACCATCCTGCGCCAAGCCGGTTTTCCAGAAGGCGCGTTCCAAACCTTGCTGATCCAAGCTGATCAAGTGGCCTCGGTGGTGGCTGATCCTCGGATTAAGGCCGCTACCCTCACCGGCAGTGAAGGGGCGGGGGCAAGTTTGGCGGCCACGGCGGGTACCCATCTCAAGAAAACGGTGCTGGAATTGGGCGGCAGTGATCCGTTCATCGTCATGCCCAGCGCCGATCTAGAAGCAGCGGTGACCACGGGCGTGACGGCGCGCTTGCTGAATAATGGCCAGTCTTGCATTGCTGCCAAGCGGTTTATCCTCCACGAAGCGATCGCCCCCCAGTTTCTCGATCGCTTCGTAGCTGCGTTTAAAACCCTGAAGATTGGCGACCCCCTAGACATGGGTACCGACATTGGCCCTCTGGCCACGCCAGCTATTTTGCAGGAACTGGATCAGCAGGTGCAGGCTTGTCGAGCCGATGGCGCAACGGTCTTAGTCGGTGGTGATCCGTCGGCCTTGTCGATTCGCGCCATTGCTGAATTTCAGCAGGGCAACTTCTACCCACCCACGATTTTGACCCATATTCCCCCGAGCAGTGCCGCCAACCAAGAAGAGTTCTTTGGCCCCGTTGCCCTGGTCTACACCGTTGCCGATCTCGATGAAGCGATCGCCCTGGCCAACCAAACCCCCTTTGGCCTAGGCGCGAGCGCTTGGACGACCGATGCCCAAGAACGCGATCGCCTGCTGGCTGACCTGGAAGCCGGATCGGTGTTTATCAACGGTTTGGTGAAGTCTGACCCCCGCTTGCCCTTTGGCGGCATCAAGCGATCGGGCTATGGTCGCGAACTGAGTAGCCAAGGCATTCAGGAATTCGTCAACATTAAAACCATCTGGGTGAAGTAGCGATCGCACCCAAGGTCTTGCCCCTAGGTTGGGGGCCGCCACGTTTGCCGTAGCGTTAGCTATCTCTACAGAGGGCGATCGC is part of the Candidatus Obscuribacterales bacterium genome and encodes:
- a CDS encoding NAD-dependent succinate-semialdehyde dehydrogenase, producing the protein MGIASINPATGITLKTFEPLDETAIAQAIDRAQHTFETYRHTTFAQRSTWLRAAADYLTTNSAGYGKLLTLEMGKPLKAAIAEVEKCALVCRYYADQAETLLAEQPIATDASYSGVRYDPLGIILAVMPWNFPFWQVFRFAAPALMAGNVALLKHASNVPQSAIAIETILRQAGFPEGAFQTLLIQADQVASVVADPRIKAATLTGSEGAGASLAATAGTHLKKTVLELGGSDPFIVMPSADLEAAVTTGVTARLLNNGQSCIAAKRFILHEAIAPQFLDRFVAAFKTLKIGDPLDMGTDIGPLATPAILQELDQQVQACRADGATVLVGGDPSALSIRAIAEFQQGNFYPPTILTHIPPSSAANQEEFFGPVALVYTVADLDEAIALANQTPFGLGASAWTTDAQERDRLLADLEAGSVFINGLVKSDPRLPFGGIKRSGYGRELSSQGIQEFVNIKTIWVK